One genomic window of Gossypium hirsutum isolate 1008001.06 chromosome D11, Gossypium_hirsutum_v2.1, whole genome shotgun sequence includes the following:
- the LOC107910829 gene encoding pectinesterase inhibitor 9: protein MAELRLSVVFFFLFIFFYINLSTVESSMARARHFKHPDTKALIEVSCQTTLYPALCIKCLARYANSNVRNEQQLAQVALTVSLYKARSTRSYMLKVAKELESIKAKECPALRDCLQQIDDSINQLSHSIRELRRFDLKAGMTDDLFWHIDNVDTWISAALTDASNCVDELPGHRMSKMKATIKGKVMNVAQLTSNALALFHRYAARYRSATNKKP, encoded by the coding sequence ATGGCCGAACTCCGCCTCTCCGTGGTGTTCTtctttctcttcatcttcttttACATTAACCTCAGCACGGTTGAATCATCCATGGCTCGAGCCAGACATTTTAAACATCCGGATACCAAGGCCCTCATTGAGGTCTCGTGTCAAACCACTCTATATCCGGCCCTATGCATTAAATGTCTCGCCCGCTACGCCAACTCCAACGTTCGGAACGAGCAGCAACTGGCTCAGGTTGCCTTGACAGTGAGCCTATACAAGGCTCGTTCCACAAGGTCGTACATGTTGAAGGTGGCAAAAGAGCTGGAGTCAATAAAAGCGAAGGAGTGTCCAGCCCTGAGAGATTGCTTGCAACAAATAGATGATAGCATAAACCAGCTTAGCCACTCAATCAGAGAACTCCGCCGGTTTGATCTGAAAGCGGGGATGACCGATGACCTATTTTGGCACATAGATAATGTTGATACTTGGATTAGCGCTGCCCTAACCGATGCTAGCAATTGCGTGGATGAGTTGCCGGGGCATAGGATGAGTAAAATGAAGGCCACCATTAAAGGTAAAGTAATGAACGTTGCACAGCTAACAAGCAATGCACTGGCCTTATTTCACCGATATGCTGCTAGGTATCGATCTGCTACCAACAAGAAGCCATAA
- the LOC107911590 gene encoding auxin-responsive protein SAUR36 — translation MRKIRGFKIGKRLVRISRCFIREPRNPPGYPHLSHAGSFCNLKPFSKLISWGRRLTERAKSLCSVKPGSGYVLIDQDPNKEERMEVPKGHLAVYVGKKDGDFHRVLVPVIYFNHPLFGELLRKAEEEYGFSHQGGITIPCRFSEFEKVQTRIAAGTGGRKISSKGHH, via the coding sequence ATGAGAAAGATAAGAGGCTTCAAGATCGGGAAACGGCTTGTCCGAATCTCCAGATGCTTCATCCGCGAACCTCGGAACCCACCTGGGTACCCTCACCTGTCCCATGCTGGGTCCTTTTGTAACTTGAAGCCTTTCTCCAAGCTTATCAGTTGGGGGCGCCGTTTGACAGAAAGAGCCAAATCTCTATGCTCAGTGAAACCTGGGTCGGGTTACGTTCTCATTGATCAAGACCCCAACAAAGAGGAACGGATGGAAGTTCCAAAAGGGCACTTAGCCGTCTACGTTGGTAAAAAAGACGGCGACTTTCATAGAGTTTTGGTGCCGGTTATTTACTTTAACCACCCTTTGTTCGGCGAGCTCTTGAGAAAAGCCGAAGAGGAATATGGATTTAGCCACCAAGGTGGAATCACCATTCCTTGCCGGTTCTCCGAGTTTGAGAAGGTCCAGACCCGGATCGCAGCGGGAACCGGAGGAAGGAAAATATCGAGTAAGGGCCACCATTGA
- the LOC107911587 gene encoding pectinesterase 2-like precursor (The RefSeq protein has 2 substitutions compared to this genomic sequence), translating into MALARLQILVALSLVPFFLFPVALGYRANDVRSWCRKTPNPQPCEYFLSHDPKNTPIKDESQFFKISMHLALERAARAESNTHSLGPKCRNGREMAAWSDCVNLYELTILRLNKTVDSGTNLNKDDAQTWLSTALTNLETCQTGFMELGVPDYLLPMMSNNVSQLISNTLALNKAPYQEPTYKDGFPTWVKPGDRKLLQSSSPASTANIVVAQDGSGNYKTIKDAISAASKRSGSGRYVIYVKAGTYKENVEIGSKLKNIMMVGDGIGKTIITGSKSVGGGSTTFNSATVAVVGDGFIARGITFRNTAGPTNHQAVALRSGSDLSVFYKCSFEGYQDTLYVHSERQFYRECDIYGTVDWIFGNAAVVFQNCNIYARNPPNKTNTVTAQGRTDPNQNTGIIIHNSRVTAASDLKPVQSSVKTYLGRPWKQYSRTVFMKTYLDSLINPADWMEWDGNFALKTLYYAEYMNTGPGSSTSNRVKWGGYHVLKSASEVSKFTVGNFLAGNSWLPSTGVPFTSGL; encoded by the exons ATGGCATTGGCACGTCTTCAAATCCTCGTAGCACTTTCCTTGgtgcctttttttctttttccggTTGCTTTAGGATATAGGGCTAATGATGTGAGATCATGGTGCAGGAAAACTCCTAACCCACAGCCGTGCGAGTATTTTTTGAGCCATGATCCCAAAAACACCCCAATCAAAGATGAGTCCCAATTTTTCAAAATCTCCATGCACCTCGCTCTAGAGCGTGCCGCACGAGCAGAAAGTAACACGCATTCATTGGGCCCTAAGTGCCGGAATGGACGTGAAATGGCTGCATGGTCCGATTGCGTAAACCTGTATGAGTTAACCATCCTTCGTCTCAACAAAACTGTTGATTCCGGCACCAATCTCAATAAGGATGATGCTCAAACATGGCTCAGCACGGCTTTAACCAATCTCGAAACATGCCAGACCGGGTTTATGGAACTCGGGGTCCCGGATTATCTTCTTCCCATGATGTCTAACAACGTTTCCCAGTTAATTAGTAACACCCTGGCTCTCAACAAGGCACCTTACAAGGAACCAACCTACAAAGATGGGTTCCCGACATGGGTGAAACCCGGTGACAGGAAGCTGTTGCAGTCGTCGTCGCCAGCTTCTACGGCGAATATCGTCGTGGCCCAAGATGGTTCAGGGAATTATAAGACGATAAAAGACGCTATATCCGCTGCTTCGAAGCGGTCCGGAAGTGGAAGGTATGTGATATACGTTAAGGCAGGCACATACAAGGAAAACGTTGAGATAGGAAGCAAGCTGAAAAACATCATGATGGTGGGCGATGGTATAGGGAAAACTATAATCACAGGGAGCAAAAGCGTCGGAGGAGGATCCACAACGTTCAATTCAGCCACCGTTG CCGTTGTTGGAGATGGGTTCATTGCTCGTGGCATTACGTTCAGAAACACCGCTGGTCCTACTAACCATCAGGCAGTGGCTCTACGTTCAGGCTCCGATCTCTCGGTGTTCTACAAATGCAGCTTCGAAGGGTACCAAGACACTCTTTACGTCCATTCCGAAAGGCAATTTTACAGAGAATGTGACATCTACGGGACCGTTGATTGGATATTCGGCAACGCAGCCGTTGTGTTTCAAAACTGCAACATATACGCACGCAATCCCCCTAATAAGACCAACACGGTGACGGCTCAAGGCCGGACCGACCCAAACCAGAACACTGGAATTATAATCCACAACTCCAGAGTTACAGCAGCTTCCGATTTGAAGCCAGTGCAAAGCTCGGTGAAAACATATCTAGGGAGGCCATGGAAACAATATTCGAGGACGGTTTTCATGAAAACGTATCTGGATAGCTTGATTAACCCGGCCGGCTGGATGGAATGGGATGGTAATTTTGCACTTAAGACGCTGTATTATGCGGAGTATATGAACACTGGCCCCGGTTCATCCACTTCTAATAGAGTCAAATGGGGAGGCTACCATGTTCTTAAGAGCGCAAGCGAGGTGTCAAAGTTCACCGTCGGTAACTTTCTGGCTGGGAATTCTTGGTTGCCGAGCACCGGTGTGCCTTTCACTTCAGGGCTTTAA
- the LOC107911588 gene encoding protein GRAVITROPIC IN THE LIGHT 1, whose protein sequence is MLPTGAKDTHLRDSNNQKVHPQPMEESMNQNPEAVEALISKLFTNISSLKSAYIQLQTAHTPYDPEKIQAADKLVISELKNISELKNFYREKNPKPVCVSPQDSRLAAEIQEQQSLLKTYEVMVKKFQSEIQNKDSEIRQLQEKIEDANQKRVKLEKNIKLRGLSMKESEGSGEENGFFPADLTPELFTSAVESAYKAIHDFSKPLINMMKAAGWDLDAAADSIEPNVVYAKRAHKKYAFESHIYQRMFSGFQQENFSIKLDNVTVNKESFFQQYLALREMDPLDMLGQNPDSLFGKFSQSKYLMVVHPKMEASFFGNLDQRNYVTGGGHPRTPFYQAFLKLAKSIWLLHRLAYSFNPNVKVFQVKRGSEYSEVYMESVVKNLIMDETNEKPKVGLMVMPGFWIGGNVIQSQVYLSGMKVNE, encoded by the coding sequence ATGCTACCGACTGGGGCAAAAGATACTCATCTCCGTGATAGCAACAATCAAAAAGTCCACCCTCAACCCATGGAAGAGAGCATGAACCAGAACCCAGAAGCTGTGGAAGCTCTAATATCCAAATTATTTACGAACATCTCCTCCCTGAAGTCAGCTTATATTCAGCTACAAACTGCTCATACTCCCTATGACCCTGAAAAAATTCAAGCTGCTGATAAACTTGTAATATCTGAGCTGAAGAATATATCTGAACTGAAGAACTTCTATAGAGAAAAGAACCCCAAGCCAGTGTGCGTTTCTCCTCAAGATTCTCGTTTAGCTGCTGAGATCCAAGAACAACAGAGCCTGTTGAAAACCTATGAGGTCATGGTTAAGAAATTTCAGTCTGAAATTCAGAACAAGGATTCTGAGATTCGACAGTTGCAGGAGAAAATTGAAGATGCAAACCAGAAGAGAGTGAAACTGGAAAAGAATATAAAGCTTAGGGGCTTGTCTATGAAGGAATCTGAAGGCTCAGGAGAAGAAAATGGATTCTTTCCTGCGGATTTGACCCCTGAGCTCTTCACATCAGCTGTTGAATCTGCTTACAAAGCTATTCATGATTTTTCTAAACCATTAATCAACATGATGAAAGCTGCTGGTTGGGACCTTGATGCTGCCGCTGACTCAATTGAGCCCAATGTTGTTTATGCGAAGAGAGCTCACAAGAAATATGCATTTGAGTCCCACATTTACCAGAGGATGTTCAGTGGGTTTCAACAGGAGAACTTCTCCATTAAATTGGATAATGTTACAGTCAATAAAGAGAGCTTCTTCCAGCAATATCTGGCTCTGAGGGAGATGGATCCATTGGACATGTTGGGCCAGAATCCTGATTCCTTATTCGGGAAATTTTCCCAGAGCAAGTACCTGATGGTTGTTCATCCAAAGATGGAAGCTTCATTCTTTGGAAATTTAGACCAGCGTAATTATGTAACAGGAGGTGGGCATCCTAGGACTCCATTTTACCAAGCCTTTCTAAAATTGGCTAAATCTATTTGGCTTTTGCATCGGCTGGCTTACTCATTCAACCCTAACGTGAAAGTCTTTCAAGTTAAAAGGGGAAGTGAATACTCAGAGGTTTATATGGAAAGTGTAGTGAAGAATTTGATAATGGATGAAACCAATGAGAAGCCTAAGGTTGGGCTAATGGTCATGCCTGGCTTTTGGATTGGTGGCAATGTCATCCAGAGCCAAGTTTATCTTTCCGGAATGAAGGTTAACGAGTAA
- the LOC107911589 gene encoding plasmodesmata-located protein 8: MFGSFESHPTHKTIKALGLPTLFILLLSLSCFGHLVKAYVLIYAGCSQEKYAPNSPFEGNLNSFLSSVVSSSSQVSYDAYALGNGSSTPPEGAIYGLYQCRGDLPMFECSRCMQSAVNQIGLVCSNSYGASVQLEGCYLRYEHSNFLGSPDTTLMFKKCSRSVNNDVEFFKRRDDVLADLQSAIGFKVSSSGLVEGFSQCLGDLSSSDCSACLSDAVAKLKSLCGSAAAAGVYLGQCYARYWASGYYAELTPDSSHEDDVGKTVAIIVGVLAGVVVLIVLLSVCRKTKH, translated from the exons atgttcggGAGCTTTGAATCACACCCCACTCACAAAACTATCAAAGCCTTGGGACTCCCTACACTCTTCATTCTCTTGCTCTCTCTTAGTTgctttggtcatttggttaaagCTTATGTCTTAATCTACGCTGGCTGCTCTCAAGAAAAGTACGCACCAAACTCCCCATTTGAAGGTAACCTCAACTCTTTTCTATCATCAGTCGTTAGCTCATCCTCTCAAGTGTCTTACGATGCGTATGCTCTTGGAAATGGAAGTTCAACCCCTCCTGAAGGCGCCATATATGGCTTGTACCAGTGCAGGGGTGATTTGCCGATGTTTGAATGCTCAAGATGTATGCAAAGTGCTGTTAACCAGATAGGCTTGGTTTGTTCCAACTCTTACGGCGCTTCAGTACAACTCGAAGGCTGCTATTTAAGATATGAGCATAGTAATTTCTTGGGGAGTCCCGATACGACTCTCATGTTCAAGAAATGCAGTAGAAGTGTTAACAACGATGTGGAGTTCTTTAAGCGTAGAGATGATGTTCTAGCTGACTTGCAGTCGGCTATTGGTTTCAAAGTCAGTTCCTCAGGGTTGGTGGAAGGGTTTTCTCAGTGTTTGGGGGACTTGAGCTCCTCTGATTGCTCTGCATGCCTTTCGGATGCTGTGGCCAAACTTAAGAGTTTATGTGGATCAGCTGCAGCCGCTGGTGTGTACTTAGGGCAGTGTTATGCTCGATACTGGGCATCCGGCTACTACGCTGAACTCACTCCAG aTTCCTCCCACGAAGATGATGTGGGGAAAACAGTAGCAATAATCGTGGGTGTATTGGCAGGTGTAGTGGTTCTGATTGTTCTTCTCTCAGTTTGCCGAAAAACCAAAC ATTGA